One segment of Carya illinoinensis cultivar Pawnee chromosome 1, C.illinoinensisPawnee_v1, whole genome shotgun sequence DNA contains the following:
- the LOC122274948 gene encoding protein FANTASTIC FOUR 3-like, protein MATIVYQGLQSCLDSTHLVEPKTVRLKLSSPTPHFSQPLELALRSCFLDCKTKEVGEKYRIEEVCNKPQNPLDKHSPSNPDLGGWSFLQAISINPKGPKDAMEKENIYVHPLDKRSSSMLSEKSLELCTENLGNETGSEIKESSIFSLPASDSKGGNLPTREQKKSRQLFGAKKINPQNFPPPLTTISGSESLRVRPHREDGRLIIKAVKAPVTHTYFQAERSHGRLRLCVLKTCTLSVDSDEAGDKENEAFDGKEGSDSDTNEEKQPAVEEEEEEEDQEEEDFEDGGERDVYLVGEGLDGNYAYGEAEMGKEKFERPRGCKEDDQHEKKRLLDWDQGLWSRTVATS, encoded by the coding sequence ATGGCAACGATTGTGTACCAAGGTCTGCAGTCATGTCTAGACAGCACCCATCTTGTCGAGCCAAAAACGGTGAGGCTCAAACTGTCTTCACCAACACCACACTTCTCTCAACCCCTTGAACTAGCCTTAAgatcttgtttcttggattgcAAAACCAAAGAAGTTGGAGAGAAATACCGCATTGAGGAGGTTTGCAACAAGCCCCAGAACCCCTTAGACAAGCATAGCCCCTCAAATCCTGACTTGGGTGGCTGGAGTTTCCTCCAAGCTATCTCCATAAACCCCAAAGGTCCCAAAGACGCAATGGAGAAGGAAAACATCTACGTCCATCCTCTTGATAAGCGCTCCTCGTCCATGCTGAGTGAGAAAAGCTTGGAACTGTGCACTGAAAATCTGGGCAACGAAACGGGCTCCGAAATCAAGGAGAGTAGCATTTTCTCGTTGCCTGCATCGGACTCCAAGGGCGGGAATTTGCCGACAAGGGAGCAAAAGAAATCACGTCAACTTTTTGGAGCAAAGAAAATTAATCCTCAGAATTTTCCACCTCCCTTGACAACGATAAGTGGCTCGGAATCTCTACGAGTTAGGCCCCACCGAGAAGATGGGCGGCTAATAATCAAAGCTGTCAAGGCTCCTGTAACTCACACTTATTTTCAAGCTGAACGGAGTCATGGCCGCCTTCGACTATGCGTTTTGAAAACTTGTACTCTTAGTGTTGACTCGGATGAAGCCggtgataaagaaaatgaagcgTTTGATGGAAAAGAAGGATCCGACAGTGATACCAACGAAGAAAAACAACCTGcagtggaagaagaagaggaagaagaagatcaagaggaagaGGATTTTGAAGATGGAGGAGAAAGGGACGTGTACTTGGTGGGTGAGGGTTTGGATGGTAATTACGCATATGGTGAGGCTGAAATGGGAAAGGAAAAGTTTGAGAGGCCAAGAGGGTGCAAAGAAGACGATCAGCATGAGAAGAAAAGATTGTTAGATTGGGATCAGGGCTTGTGGAGTCGGACGGTGGCTACTTCCTAG